One stretch of Chitinophaga pendula DNA includes these proteins:
- a CDS encoding DUF4843 domain-containing protein, which translates to MLQHLKYTGLIMGLLCMGSCVKDTPRFANEAGVYINKESMDSYKDSITYSFAVKPDTLQQDTIYLPIRITGLPTKNDRPIPMTIVKDSTSATQAQHYELPVCLIKADSFIARFAIIVKRRPDLKDREVRLMLQVTPSQDFPLNITRLATGANPYYLIRLNDKLTKPDKWESAGSWLQTFFGNYSETKFKFIIQVTGRSNWPPRGRDGAGAPILNDMHNYSSMVHEALRLYEAANGPMIDENGNRVVFP; encoded by the coding sequence ATGCTACAACATCTTAAATATACGGGCTTGATAATGGGCCTCCTCTGCATGGGAAGCTGCGTGAAAGACACACCCAGGTTCGCCAATGAGGCAGGCGTATATATCAATAAAGAAAGTATGGATAGCTATAAAGACAGCATCACCTATTCATTCGCTGTCAAACCAGATACACTCCAGCAGGACACCATATACCTCCCCATACGCATCACCGGCCTGCCCACCAAAAACGATCGTCCCATACCCATGACCATCGTCAAAGACAGTACCTCCGCCACCCAGGCACAGCACTACGAACTACCGGTATGCCTCATCAAAGCCGATAGCTTCATCGCCAGGTTCGCCATCATCGTAAAACGTCGCCCCGATCTCAAAGACCGCGAAGTACGACTGATGTTACAGGTAACACCCAGTCAGGACTTCCCGCTCAATATCACCCGCCTCGCCACCGGCGCCAATCCATACTACCTCATCCGGCTCAATGACAAACTCACCAAACCGGATAAATGGGAATCCGCCGGCAGCTGGTTACAAACATTCTTCGGCAACTATAGCGAGACTAAATTCAAATTTATCATACAGGTCACCGGTCGCAGCAACTGGCCCCCAAGAGGCCGCGATGGCGCCGGTGCACCCATACTCAACGATATGCACAACTATTCCAGCATGGTGCACGAAGCATTACGCCTCTATGAAGCTGCCAACGGCCCTATGATAGACGAAAACGGGAATCGCGTAGTATTCCCCTGA
- a CDS encoding TlpA disulfide reductase family protein, which produces MKSWMLIGLCMPLMAQAQQKQAVAPFEIKGSINSNAPLNNWVYLRYEQNGEKKQDSARIKNRQYKFTGTLHYPVEATLYFSVPDSTAQYYRQTRMLKPYEYTFYLDAGNLRIQADSTLRSSKVTGSPAQADQELLNQQLAVVQHKEDSLYRSEGEPAYRSKDSIAIARYQEKSYRYYDEQEHLRWAFMEKHPASGIILDLLQDCTRSFLDPAKVEPIYDRMSPALKASPAAKAYAQRLEKAKLTAAGVQAPDFQLNNTSAQPVRFSAFKGKLVLLDFWGSWCGPCRMSNPHLREIYNAFQSKGFEIVAVACERGSTPQQQQEKWKKAIAEDRMNWVNLLNNDNPQEDVAKLYGVSAFPTKLLIGKDGKIIKRFVGNTPLKQQELENLVKKYLAGS; this is translated from the coding sequence ATGAAATCATGGATGTTAATCGGCCTCTGTATGCCCCTGATGGCACAGGCACAGCAAAAGCAAGCAGTAGCGCCCTTTGAGATCAAAGGCAGCATAAACAGTAACGCACCGCTAAATAACTGGGTCTATCTGCGCTATGAACAGAATGGGGAGAAAAAACAGGATAGCGCCCGGATAAAAAACCGTCAATACAAATTCACCGGCACATTACACTACCCCGTAGAAGCAACGTTATACTTCAGCGTTCCCGATAGTACCGCGCAATACTACCGCCAGACACGTATGCTGAAACCATACGAATACACCTTCTACCTGGACGCCGGAAATTTACGCATACAGGCAGACAGCACCCTCCGGTCCTCAAAGGTCACCGGCTCGCCCGCCCAGGCAGACCAAGAACTGCTCAACCAACAACTGGCCGTTGTCCAACATAAAGAAGACAGCCTGTACCGCTCGGAAGGAGAACCCGCCTATCGTAGCAAAGACTCCATCGCCATCGCCCGCTACCAGGAAAAATCCTACCGCTACTACGACGAACAAGAACACCTGCGCTGGGCCTTTATGGAAAAACATCCCGCATCAGGCATCATCCTCGACCTGCTGCAGGATTGTACCCGCTCCTTCCTGGACCCCGCCAAAGTCGAACCCATATATGATCGCATGTCCCCAGCCCTGAAGGCGTCACCCGCCGCAAAGGCCTACGCACAAAGACTGGAAAAAGCTAAACTGACAGCCGCCGGCGTACAGGCCCCCGATTTCCAACTGAACAACACCTCCGCCCAACCTGTACGCTTCTCCGCGTTTAAAGGCAAACTCGTACTCCTCGACTTCTGGGGCAGCTGGTGCGGACCCTGCCGGATGAGTAATCCCCACCTCAGAGAAATCTACAACGCCTTCCAATCCAAAGGCTTTGAAATCGTTGCCGTCGCCTGCGAAAGAGGTAGCACCCCACAACAACAACAGGAAAAGTGGAAAAAAGCCATAGCAGAAGATCGCATGAACTGGGTCAACCTCCTCAATAATGACAACCCACAGGAAGATGTCGCCAAACTATATGGCGTCAGCGCCTTCCCAACCAAACTGCTCATCGGGAAAGATGGTAAGATCATCAAACGTTTTGTAGGCAATACCCCCCTCAAACAACAAGAGCTGGAAAACTTGGTAAAAAAATATCTGGCAGGTAGCTAA
- a CDS encoding glycosyltransferase family 39 protein, which translates to MTKKTIILLAFIIVKFLLSYHLISPEYDLQRDEYLHLDQAGHLAWGYLSVPPVTSWNSYLIRLLGNSVFWVKFFPALFGALTLLVVWKAIEVLKGGLFALILGATCVLFSILLRLNILYQPNSLDVLCWTLLYYCLIRYIYDDRVKWLYIGALVFAFGFLNKYNIVFCVMGLLPALLLTWQRQLFTEKHLYLAALLALLLIVPNLLWQYHHHFPVVHHMKELSERQLVHVDRWGFLRAQLLFFVGALPVTLAGLYAVLSYAPLRKYAVFFWSLVFTLAVFLYFKAKDYYAIGIYPIYISFGAAYLADVLDNGWKRYLQPVLVIIPLLFFVPMYRVLFPTKSPEYIVAHAERYKKIGLLRWEDGKDHPLPQDFADMLGWKELAHKVDSLYALMPDPAKTLVLCDNYGQAGAINFYTKKGVKAVSFNADYVNWFDLRVRYVHLIRVKDNARDMEIEKSGPFFTTAVVADSITNPFAREYGTMIYTFTGAKININKRIEQEIEEMKSRWR; encoded by the coding sequence ATGACAAAGAAAACAATCATTTTACTGGCATTTATCATTGTCAAGTTCCTGTTGAGTTATCATCTGATCAGCCCGGAGTATGATTTGCAAAGGGATGAATATTTGCACCTGGACCAGGCCGGGCATCTGGCATGGGGATATTTGTCGGTACCACCTGTGACTTCGTGGAATTCCTACCTTATCCGGTTATTGGGCAATTCGGTATTCTGGGTGAAGTTCTTCCCTGCCTTATTCGGGGCATTGACCTTGCTGGTAGTCTGGAAAGCGATCGAGGTATTGAAAGGCGGCCTGTTTGCTCTTATACTCGGGGCGACCTGCGTATTATTCTCCATCCTCTTGCGGCTTAACATCCTGTACCAGCCTAATTCGCTGGATGTGCTTTGTTGGACCTTACTGTATTATTGCCTGATCCGGTATATATATGACGACCGGGTGAAGTGGTTATATATTGGTGCGCTTGTATTTGCCTTTGGATTCCTTAATAAGTACAATATCGTTTTCTGTGTGATGGGATTGCTACCAGCGTTGCTGCTTACGTGGCAGCGACAACTATTTACGGAAAAACACCTTTACCTGGCTGCTTTGCTGGCGCTGCTACTGATAGTGCCTAACCTGCTTTGGCAATATCATCATCATTTCCCGGTGGTGCATCATATGAAAGAGTTGTCCGAGCGGCAGCTGGTGCATGTAGACCGGTGGGGTTTCCTGCGGGCGCAGCTTTTGTTCTTCGTGGGGGCATTACCGGTGACACTGGCGGGGTTGTATGCGGTATTAAGCTATGCTCCTCTGCGTAAATATGCGGTTTTCTTCTGGAGTCTGGTATTTACGCTAGCCGTGTTTCTGTATTTCAAGGCTAAAGACTATTATGCTATTGGAATATATCCTATCTATATATCCTTTGGTGCGGCTTATCTGGCGGATGTGCTGGACAATGGCTGGAAGCGGTATTTGCAGCCGGTGCTGGTGATCATTCCGCTATTGTTTTTCGTGCCGATGTACCGGGTATTGTTCCCGACGAAAAGCCCCGAGTACATTGTAGCGCATGCGGAGCGTTATAAAAAGATCGGGTTGCTGCGGTGGGAAGATGGCAAGGATCATCCGTTGCCACAGGACTTTGCCGATATGCTTGGTTGGAAAGAGCTGGCGCATAAGGTAGACAGTTTATATGCGCTGATGCCGGACCCTGCAAAGACGCTGGTACTCTGTGACAACTATGGCCAGGCGGGTGCGATCAACTTTTATACGAAAAAAGGGGTGAAGGCGGTGTCTTTTAATGCGGACTATGTCAATTGGTTTGATCTGCGTGTACGTTATGTGCACCTGATACGGGTGAAAGACAATGCGCGGGATATGGAGATAGAGAAATCCGGTCCTTTCTTTACGACAGCGGTGGTAGCTGATTCTATAACAAATCCATTTGCCAGGGAGTACGGTACGATGATCTATACATTTACCGGCGCCAAGATCAATATCAATAAAAGGATCGAGCAGGAGATAGAGGAAATGAAAAGCCGGTGGCGATAA
- a CDS encoding PKD-like family lipoprotein yields MKHLPGIYTLLLITMLLFTACYKDKGNYNYTQIAEMTINGLPDTLNTLLLDTLQLQPSVTQQGVSNGNYSYDWFVIDYKANTRTSVANTLALRMPVTTGIGTYPLVFRVTDKNTGISSSKEVTMIVKSLLSNGALLLEEGPQGGDLSQVTPDYKVYRNLYSQINKGERLIPPLKGILGSYNDNNRYQQQVIFIVAGTDPVLLDVQTYAKKGVLSQQFQTPPATMEPSFYNCNNDAYIINSGKIYGMQGATSNPIKFVAPMAGNYKAAPYLHPLYSWFAAFATYDEANGRFAYGKKSGGDLLFYPPATGASAFDLNKIGKKYVYAAPTASNYVLWIMKDSDGSLHIYIVNPDSNSADAAIQYVAVANAPAMQTATAYTASAKVPQLYYSAANQLYLYDYKANTARHLYTLPAGENITALQLIPDKTANGWTYTTQNKLLAVSWNGSESKLYYFDIEDTGLLKSNTPVKVVGGFGKIISLFYK; encoded by the coding sequence ATGAAACACCTGCCCGGTATATACACCCTGCTCCTCATCACCATGCTCCTGTTCACAGCATGCTATAAGGACAAAGGCAACTACAACTACACACAGATCGCAGAAATGACGATCAACGGCCTGCCCGATACCCTCAATACCTTGCTGCTGGACACGCTCCAACTCCAACCCTCCGTTACGCAACAGGGGGTAAGCAACGGTAACTACAGCTATGATTGGTTCGTAATAGATTACAAAGCCAACACCAGAACCTCCGTAGCCAATACACTCGCCTTGCGCATGCCGGTCACCACCGGCATCGGTACCTACCCGCTCGTATTCCGGGTAACAGACAAAAACACCGGCATCAGCAGCTCCAAAGAGGTCACCATGATCGTCAAATCCTTGCTGAGCAATGGCGCACTCCTGCTCGAAGAAGGCCCGCAGGGTGGAGACCTCAGCCAGGTCACTCCCGATTACAAAGTATATCGCAACTTGTACAGCCAGATCAACAAAGGCGAACGACTCATCCCTCCCCTGAAAGGCATACTGGGTAGCTACAACGACAATAACCGCTATCAGCAACAGGTTATCTTCATCGTCGCCGGTACCGATCCCGTACTCCTCGATGTACAGACCTATGCGAAAAAAGGAGTGCTGTCACAACAATTCCAGACCCCGCCGGCAACAATGGAGCCGTCCTTCTATAATTGTAACAACGACGCCTATATCATCAATAGTGGAAAGATCTATGGCATGCAGGGCGCTACCAGCAACCCCATCAAGTTTGTAGCGCCAATGGCCGGCAATTATAAAGCGGCGCCCTATCTCCATCCGCTATACAGCTGGTTCGCTGCCTTCGCCACCTACGACGAAGCGAATGGCCGCTTCGCCTATGGCAAAAAGTCAGGGGGAGACCTCCTGTTCTACCCACCAGCCACCGGAGCCAGCGCATTCGATCTCAATAAGATCGGCAAAAAATACGTATACGCTGCACCGACCGCCAGCAACTATGTACTATGGATAATGAAAGACAGCGATGGCTCCCTGCATATATACATCGTCAACCCGGATAGCAACAGCGCAGATGCCGCCATCCAATACGTGGCAGTAGCAAACGCACCGGCCATGCAGACAGCCACCGCATATACGGCGTCAGCCAAAGTGCCTCAGCTTTACTACAGCGCTGCCAACCAGCTATACCTGTACGACTACAAAGCCAATACTGCCAGGCACCTCTACACACTGCCTGCCGGCGAAAACATCACCGCCTTACAACTAATACCCGACAAAACAGCTAACGGCTGGACATACACGACGCAGAACAAACTACTGGCTGTCTCCTGGAATGGCAGTGAAAGCAAACTATACTACTTCGATATCGAAGATACCGGCCTCCTGAAAAGTAACACTCCCGTCAAAGTAGTCGGCGGCTTCGGAAAGATCATCTCTCTCTTTTACAAATAA
- a CDS encoding efflux RND transporter periplasmic adaptor subunit, with protein MTKLYALGCLAAMAFIGCQHASNTHEQTETAIPVVIQQLTKSSDQNTIRLSGNVEGNKTVRLGFMVAGKINYIAANEGQRVNAGQLLASLDPQSYGYALDAANASLNQVQDEYDRLKIMHERKSLSESDFSKVSNTLEQAKAQRNLQQKNVKETKLYVPFNGVLLKKNAEVGEIVNTGMPLFVVADIQQVKVNAAVPESELRSIRLGQESKVYIPSLDTTFTGKVVEVGSAADATTRAFTVKMELKNPQLLIRPGMIAELQTTSATRSEMMVLPAEAVLHDTDNSTYVFIADTARHQAFKRKVTLGRLVDNKIEITSGINENEQVVTGGQQKLHDGVAITIK; from the coding sequence ATGACAAAACTATACGCCCTGGGTTGCCTGGCTGCAATGGCATTCATAGGCTGCCAGCATGCCAGCAACACGCACGAACAAACGGAAACTGCCATACCGGTTGTCATACAGCAGCTGACCAAAAGCAGCGATCAGAACACCATCCGCCTCAGCGGTAATGTAGAGGGTAATAAGACCGTACGCCTCGGATTTATGGTCGCGGGTAAAATCAACTATATCGCTGCCAACGAAGGCCAACGTGTCAATGCCGGACAACTCCTGGCCAGCCTCGACCCGCAAAGCTATGGCTACGCCCTCGATGCCGCCAACGCCAGCCTCAACCAGGTACAGGACGAATACGACCGCCTAAAGATCATGCACGAAAGGAAAAGCCTCAGCGAAAGCGACTTCTCCAAAGTATCCAACACACTGGAACAAGCCAAAGCCCAACGTAACCTCCAGCAAAAGAATGTCAAAGAGACCAAACTATATGTTCCCTTCAATGGTGTACTGCTGAAGAAAAATGCCGAAGTAGGAGAGATCGTAAACACCGGTATGCCCCTGTTCGTTGTGGCCGATATACAACAGGTCAAAGTCAACGCAGCAGTACCCGAGTCCGAACTGCGAAGTATACGCCTCGGACAGGAGAGTAAAGTATACATCCCCTCCCTGGACACTACCTTCACCGGCAAAGTGGTAGAAGTAGGCTCCGCCGCCGATGCCACCACCCGCGCATTCACCGTTAAGATGGAGCTTAAAAATCCGCAGCTCCTTATCCGCCCTGGTATGATCGCAGAGTTACAGACCACCTCCGCCACCAGGAGCGAAATGATGGTACTACCGGCAGAAGCCGTACTCCATGATACCGACAACTCCACCTATGTCTTCATCGCCGATACCGCCCGCCACCAGGCCTTTAAACGTAAGGTCACCCTGGGCCGGCTGGTAGACAATAAGATAGAAATCACCTCAGGCATCAACGAAAACGAACAGGTAGTCACCGGCGGTCAGCAGAAATTACATGACGGCGTAGCGATCACCATAAAATAA
- a CDS encoding YdeI/OmpD-associated family protein has protein sequence MAKSATNHKVDAFIDREEKWQKEFEKLRDILLDCMMAEDLKWGVPCYSYNDSNIVLIHGFKDYCAILFFKGALLSDPENVLIQQTENVQAARQLRFTSLKEIVQLEAVIKSYVFEAIEVEKAGLQVNLKKVSEFAVVEEFQQKLDKMPKLKKAFDALTPGRQRAYLLHFSAPKQAKTREARVEKCIPQILDGKGLNE, from the coding sequence ATGGCAAAGAGTGCAACAAATCATAAAGTAGATGCTTTCATAGACAGAGAAGAGAAGTGGCAGAAAGAATTTGAAAAGCTGAGAGACATCCTGCTCGACTGTATGATGGCAGAAGACCTGAAATGGGGCGTACCTTGCTATAGCTATAACGATAGTAACATCGTCCTGATACATGGCTTCAAAGATTACTGTGCTATATTGTTCTTCAAAGGCGCACTGTTAAGCGATCCGGAAAATGTATTGATACAACAGACGGAAAATGTACAGGCAGCACGTCAGCTCAGGTTTACCAGCCTGAAAGAAATAGTACAACTGGAAGCAGTCATAAAATCTTATGTATTCGAAGCCATTGAAGTGGAAAAAGCAGGCCTCCAGGTCAACCTGAAGAAAGTCTCTGAATTCGCCGTAGTAGAAGAATTCCAGCAAAAGCTGGATAAAATGCCCAAACTGAAAAAGGCTTTCGATGCTCTGACACCGGGCCGCCAGCGCGCCTACCTGTTGCACTTCTCCGCACCCAAGCAGGCAAAAACACGGGAAGCAAGAGTAGAAAAATGTATCCCACAAATACTCGACGGAAAAGGACTAAATGAATAG
- a CDS encoding efflux RND transporter permease subunit, whose product MNFVKSSLKYPQVTLPVLLLVFIVGVNSLLNMPRREDPKITIRQGLVLAYYPGANAAQVEDQVTKKIEQYLFQFEEVKKEKTYSTTSDGMMVINVELEESVKNPDVFWSKLRHELLLVKNLDLPQGVRGPIVNSDFGDTEALVIGIVSNNADYTQLKSYTQKLEDELRTVNAVSKIKRIGEQKEQISVTSNSEKLAQYGISLSQVVQVLQSQNAINATGDVKTDLSKVPLYTSGYYSSEDQIANQIVGTSRTGEVIRLGDVADIKRNYQEPTQEISVNGEKAMMLAVEMREGHNIVKFGEDLQKKIAEIGKLLPGNVKLITIVNQPHIVDENISHFIREFFLAIVSVVIVVVLLLPLRIAAVAAMAIPMTIAVTFALLHMFSIELHQVSLAALIVVLGMVVDDAIVIADNYVELLDEGVERWTAAWRSATDLVVPVLTATITIIAAFMPMVILTGSVGEFIFALPITVAIALAASFIVAMVLTPLLCYTFIKKGLHDHSTPKSDQKKEKRSVLDRMQDGYDNAIEWCMRRPGLTVIVSLVTVAAAFLLYKGIRQKFFPAAERNQFVVEVWMPTRTKLDKTREAILKVERLVKEDKRVVSYATFVGTSAPRFYYNFSPEVPVSNYAQVLVNTSDDKAAETLAEALSHKVDTLIPEGRPQVKLMQQGSPSKAPVEVRIIGDELSQLKRIGISIQDILQKAKGSAMVRTDFREDYYGIGINLTDEANRLGFTTTSIAKMVYTGFSGYPVSTMYEGNNPVDIVLRLDEKSRRNSDDLQNMYLSSPVTGANVPLRQIARLTPEWQTGNIMHRNGIRTLTVLSETKDGILPSELLGTIQPQIRKIPLPPGYRIEYGGEDANKKETFSQMIVALLISLLLIYFILLFQFRNLKEATLVMLTIPLSLFGAMLGLIITRNNFGFTAFVGLISLSGIVVRNAIILIDHTNELLKHGMDIRTAAIESGKRRMRPIFLTAMAAAIGVLPMILSGSPMWSPLASVIAVGVVWSMVMALLTVPVLYVMWIKPKDKKDILNNAKPVQHEA is encoded by the coding sequence ATGAATTTTGTGAAGTCATCGCTCAAATATCCGCAAGTCACCCTGCCCGTCCTGCTCCTGGTATTCATCGTCGGCGTCAACTCCCTGTTGAACATGCCCCGGCGTGAAGACCCGAAGATCACCATCCGCCAGGGCCTCGTCCTCGCCTACTACCCGGGTGCCAATGCCGCTCAGGTAGAAGACCAGGTCACCAAAAAGATAGAACAATACCTCTTCCAGTTCGAAGAAGTCAAAAAAGAAAAAACCTACTCCACCACCAGCGATGGCATGATGGTCATCAACGTAGAACTGGAAGAATCCGTTAAAAACCCGGATGTCTTCTGGAGCAAACTACGACACGAACTACTGCTGGTCAAAAACCTCGACCTGCCCCAAGGCGTCAGAGGCCCCATCGTCAACTCAGACTTCGGCGATACCGAAGCCCTGGTCATCGGCATCGTCAGCAATAATGCCGACTACACACAGCTGAAGAGCTATACCCAGAAGCTGGAAGACGAACTGCGCACCGTCAACGCCGTCTCCAAGATCAAACGTATCGGCGAACAGAAAGAACAGATCTCCGTTACCTCCAACTCAGAAAAACTGGCACAATACGGTATCAGCCTTTCGCAAGTAGTACAGGTACTGCAATCACAGAATGCCATTAATGCCACCGGCGATGTCAAGACCGACCTTTCCAAAGTGCCACTCTATACCAGCGGCTACTACAGCTCCGAAGACCAGATCGCCAATCAGATCGTCGGTACCTCCCGCACCGGCGAAGTGATACGCCTTGGCGATGTAGCCGACATCAAACGTAACTACCAGGAGCCCACTCAGGAAATATCCGTCAACGGCGAAAAGGCCATGATGCTGGCCGTAGAAATGCGCGAAGGACATAACATCGTCAAGTTCGGAGAAGACTTGCAGAAAAAGATAGCTGAAATAGGAAAACTACTCCCCGGCAATGTCAAGCTGATCACCATCGTCAACCAACCACATATAGTAGACGAAAACATCAGCCACTTCATCCGCGAATTCTTCCTGGCAATCGTATCCGTAGTCATAGTGGTCGTACTGCTACTACCGCTCCGTATTGCTGCCGTAGCTGCCATGGCCATCCCCATGACCATCGCTGTGACCTTCGCACTCCTGCACATGTTCAGCATAGAGCTGCACCAGGTGTCGCTTGCAGCTCTCATCGTAGTACTGGGTATGGTAGTAGACGATGCTATCGTGATAGCCGATAACTATGTCGAACTGCTCGACGAAGGCGTCGAACGATGGACCGCCGCCTGGCGTAGCGCCACCGACCTCGTTGTCCCCGTACTCACCGCCACCATTACCATCATAGCGGCATTCATGCCCATGGTCATCCTGACCGGGTCAGTAGGAGAGTTCATCTTCGCCCTGCCGATCACCGTCGCCATCGCGCTGGCAGCCTCATTCATCGTGGCCATGGTACTTACCCCCTTATTATGTTACACCTTCATCAAAAAAGGCCTGCACGACCACAGCACACCAAAAAGTGACCAAAAGAAAGAGAAACGCTCCGTCCTCGATCGTATGCAGGATGGCTATGATAATGCAATAGAATGGTGCATGCGCCGCCCCGGACTCACCGTCATCGTCAGCCTGGTAACAGTGGCCGCCGCCTTCCTCCTCTATAAAGGCATCCGCCAGAAGTTCTTCCCGGCAGCAGAACGTAACCAGTTCGTCGTCGAAGTATGGATGCCCACCCGTACCAAACTGGATAAGACCAGGGAAGCTATACTCAAAGTAGAACGCCTGGTGAAGGAAGATAAACGCGTGGTCAGCTATGCCACCTTCGTCGGTACCAGCGCTCCGCGCTTCTACTACAACTTTTCCCCGGAAGTACCCGTTAGCAACTACGCCCAGGTACTGGTCAACACCTCCGATGATAAAGCCGCCGAAACCCTCGCAGAAGCACTGTCCCACAAAGTAGATACCCTCATCCCCGAAGGTCGCCCCCAGGTCAAACTGATGCAACAGGGCTCACCTTCCAAAGCTCCCGTAGAGGTCCGTATCATCGGCGATGAACTGAGCCAGCTCAAACGTATCGGCATCTCCATACAGGACATCCTGCAAAAAGCCAAAGGCAGCGCCATGGTACGCACCGACTTCCGCGAAGACTACTACGGCATCGGCATCAACCTCACCGACGAAGCCAACCGCCTCGGGTTCACCACCACCAGCATCGCCAAAATGGTATATACCGGCTTCTCCGGATACCCCGTATCGACCATGTATGAAGGCAATAACCCCGTAGACATCGTACTGCGCCTCGATGAAAAAAGCCGCCGCAACTCCGACGACTTGCAGAATATGTACCTCAGCTCCCCCGTCACCGGTGCCAATGTACCCCTCCGCCAGATCGCCCGCCTCACCCCCGAATGGCAGACCGGCAACATCATGCACCGCAACGGCATACGCACCCTCACCGTCCTCAGCGAAACAAAAGACGGAATACTCCCCTCCGAACTGCTCGGCACCATACAACCACAGATCCGGAAGATACCCCTGCCCCCCGGATATCGTATCGAATATGGTGGAGAAGATGCCAACAAAAAAGAAACCTTCAGTCAGATGATCGTCGCCTTGCTCATCAGCCTGTTACTCATATATTTTATCCTGCTGTTCCAGTTCCGCAACCTCAAAGAAGCAACCCTGGTCATGCTCACCATCCCACTCAGCCTGTTCGGCGCCATGCTGGGGCTGATCATCACCCGCAACAACTTCGGCTTCACCGCATTCGTCGGGTTGATCAGCCTGTCAGGTATCGTAGTCCGCAACGCTATCATACTCATCGACCATACAAACGAACTACTCAAACATGGCATGGACATTCGCACCGCAGCCATTGAATCCGGCAAACGAAGGATGCGTCCCATCTTCCTTACCGCCATGGCCGCTGCCATCGGTGTACTTCCCATGATACTGTCCGGCTCCCCCATGTGGAGCCCCCTGGCCAGCGTCATCGCCGTCGGCGTAGTATGGTCCATGGTCATGGCCCTGCTCACCGTACCCGTACTATACGTCATGTGGATCAAACCAAAGGACAAGAAGGATATATTGAACAACGCTAAACCGGTGCAACATGAAGCATAG
- a CDS encoding SRPBCC domain-containing protein, whose translation MERKTKVNVEDGRQEVKITRDFELPVDLLFRAYVEADIVEQWMGTKVVKLESTKHGSYQFETTDPKGNLHRFSGVIHELIPDHKITRTFEIENGAMGVQLEFLRFEPLTENTSRLNMHVLYESVVIRDQVVKFGMPKGIDMAHTRIQEIMSKLKK comes from the coding sequence ATGGAGCGTAAAACCAAAGTAAATGTAGAAGATGGCAGACAGGAAGTTAAGATCACCCGCGACTTCGAACTGCCGGTAGACTTGCTGTTCAGAGCCTATGTAGAGGCCGATATCGTAGAACAATGGATGGGCACCAAAGTAGTCAAACTGGAAAGCACAAAACATGGCAGCTACCAATTTGAAACAACAGATCCTAAAGGCAACCTCCATCGCTTCAGTGGCGTGATCCATGAACTCATACCCGACCATAAGATCACCCGCACCTTCGAAATAGAGAACGGCGCTATGGGGGTACAATTGGAATTCCTGCGCTTCGAACCACTCACCGAAAATACCAGCAGGCTCAATATGCATGTACTATATGAATCCGTAGTCATAAGAGACCAGGTCGTCAAATTCGGTATGCCCAAAGGCATCGATATGGCACATACCCGTATACAAGAGATCATGAGCAAACTAAAAAAATAA